A region of Spirochaetota bacterium DNA encodes the following proteins:
- a CDS encoding iron-sulfur cluster assembly scaffold protein — translation MKSTEYSEKTLDHFRNPRNVGTLEGENVAMGRVGNPVCGDLMEIYINVNKDTDTIEDIKFKTFGCGSAVATSSMITEMAKGKSLDEALRITRQDVADELDGLPPIKMHCSNLAADALHDAIKNYREGKNAQEIESEEFINYRVCNLNEISGGNDFVGRGVYVKDINFNELKDKRILVLENGDNSIEVALKLEAISGRVILLSMGKQVKASDELKTKLKQSHVKILKQSKLKEISGSNSVEKVLIHDLDEDETYELFVDAVVYS, via the coding sequence ATGAAGTCAACAGAGTATTCTGAGAAAACATTGGATCATTTTAGAAATCCTCGAAATGTTGGGACCCTGGAGGGTGAGAATGTAGCAATGGGTCGTGTCGGTAATCCTGTTTGTGGAGACCTGATGGAGATTTATATTAACGTAAATAAGGATACAGACACAATTGAAGATATTAAATTTAAGACATTTGGTTGTGGCTCAGCAGTTGCGACAAGCAGCATGATAACAGAGATGGCAAAAGGCAAAAGCCTAGATGAGGCATTGAGGATTACTAGGCAGGATGTGGCAGATGAGCTTGATGGCCTTCCTCCAATAAAGATGCACTGCTCAAATTTAGCCGCAGATGCACTTCATGATGCCATAAAGAATTATAGAGAGGGTAAGAACGCTCAAGAAATAGAGTCTGAAGAGTTTATAAACTATAGGGTATGTAATTTGAATGAAATATCCGGTGGGAATGATTTTGTGGGCAGGGGTGTTTACGTCAAGGATATCAATTTTAATGAATTAAAGGACAAACGAATATTGGTATTAGAAAATGGCGATAATAGTATAGAGGTAGCATTAAAATTAGAGGCTATAAGTGGCAGGGTTATACTGCTATCTATGGGTAAACAAGTAAAAGCATCAGATGAATTGAAGACAAAGTTGAAGCAATCTCATGTTAAGATATTGAAGCAATCTAAATTGAAGGAGATATCTGGCTCGAACTCAGTCGAGAAGGTACTGATTCATGACCTTGACGAAGATGAGACATACGAATTATTTGTGGATGCTGTTGTTTATTCATAG
- a CDS encoding sulfurtransferase TusA family protein: MTEKDMIKPDKVIDTVGKFCPAPLFETREGIDSVDVGNVLEVIADDPAAEEDIKRFVKRTGHELLHFEKDEDVLRFLIKRTK; the protein is encoded by the coding sequence ATGACAGAAAAAGATATGATTAAACCAGACAAGGTTATTGATACTGTGGGGAAGTTTTGTCCTGCTCCATTATTTGAGACACGAGAGGGAATTGATTCTGTTGATGTTGGTAATGTATTGGAGGTAATTGCAGATGATCCTGCCGCTGAGGAGGATATTAAACGTTTTGTTAAGCGCACAGGACATGAGTTGTTGCACTTCGAGAAGGATGAGGATGTCTTACGGTTTTTAATTAAGAGAACAAAATAG
- a CDS encoding TolC family protein produces MWKYFLIFIFIVRSASSVKAQGVDYFLDMALKYSPLVKSQIHRMNAAEKLYDKESIFQQNPIFSIGYSNIPLSDWPALDKHSMSGISIGVSQYIASPWGDTYRKRTFYQKYQSEKESLKETQNLLIFQVQSAFHNILFLYKKQNILKENMKVLADVLRLVESLVSVNKMNSSHLLKLRGDVSALNNRIIELNGDISIAKADMERICGIALNWDITDKSIDSWIDANRAKGNFEGFHVENHPLYRKVYSHYVGERAAYQLEIAKLNPGVIFGFDYRIRQEIPGKDNGEDFLSFKASMPIPLYYALKERHSINAAKEKQDELKEILKGIEIELSTKWKGEKENYSKLLEAFTSYEKQVLPSYWSAYEAQIASLSGGNINLLDVLDAYRLYLNASLEAARLYRDLMISGLRLNYLIYKFPGKEGIDQQMGKH; encoded by the coding sequence ATGTGGAAATATTTCTTAATCTTCATATTTATAGTCCGTTCAGCATCCTCTGTTAAGGCTCAAGGTGTTGACTATTTTTTGGATATGGCATTGAAGTACAGCCCCTTAGTTAAATCACAAATCCATAGAATGAATGCGGCAGAGAAGTTATATGACAAGGAGAGTATCTTTCAACAGAATCCAATATTCAGCATTGGCTACTCCAATATTCCTTTATCGGACTGGCCGGCTCTGGATAAGCATTCTATGTCAGGTATAAGCATTGGAGTATCTCAATACATAGCAAGTCCATGGGGGGATACATATAGAAAGCGGACATTCTATCAGAAATATCAATCCGAAAAGGAGTCATTAAAAGAGACCCAGAACCTCTTAATTTTCCAGGTTCAAAGCGCTTTTCACAATATCTTGTTTTTATATAAGAAACAGAATATCCTTAAAGAGAACATGAAAGTCCTTGCTGATGTTTTAAGACTCGTGGAGTCGCTTGTGTCGGTTAATAAAATGAACAGTTCTCATCTTTTGAAGCTAAGGGGTGATGTGTCAGCCCTAAACAATCGAATAATTGAGCTGAACGGTGATATTTCAATAGCAAAGGCTGATATGGAGAGGATATGTGGCATTGCCTTAAATTGGGACATTACTGATAAATCAATAGACTCATGGATAGATGCCAACAGGGCTAAGGGGAATTTTGAAGGGTTTCATGTAGAAAATCACCCACTCTATAGAAAGGTATATTCTCATTATGTAGGGGAGAGGGCTGCTTATCAACTTGAAATCGCAAAGCTAAATCCGGGAGTCATCTTTGGCTTTGATTACAGAATTCGCCAGGAGATTCCGGGAAAGGATAATGGCGAAGATTTTCTCTCCTTTAAGGCTTCGATGCCAATTCCTCTTTATTATGCTTTAAAGGAACGACATAGTATAAATGCTGCAAAGGAGAAGCAAGATGAACTGAAAGAGATACTCAAAGGAATTGAGATTGAACTTTCCACAAAGTGGAAGGGCGAGAAAGAGAATTATTCAAAACTTTTGGAAGCCTTTACTAGCTATGAGAAGCAAGTCCTTCCTTCTTATTGGTCGGCATATGAGGCTCAGATTGCTTCACTTTCTGGTGGCAATATTAACCTGCTCGATGTGTTAGATGCATATCGTTTATATCTGAATGCTTCACTGGAAGCTGCTCGTTTATATAGAGATTTAATGATTAGCGGACTCAGGTTGAATTATCTAATATATAAATTCCCAGGTAAAGAGGGAATAGACCAGCAGATGGGGAAGCATTAA
- a CDS encoding universal stress protein yields MKQKILLTIDGLELSEKAVDYVTKVINSEDEITLYNVLPRPSAVCELDEPSLTPLFKKHQKAFCALEDSKRDIIKDFMEKAKKKIMKTGISSDNLVIKVENQTENVENHIIREATNGGYDTIILGKKGSSKLNDIILGSISHKILQLAKDIAVTIIT; encoded by the coding sequence GTGAAACAAAAAATTTTACTAACAATTGATGGATTGGAACTTTCAGAGAAAGCAGTTGATTATGTAACTAAAGTCATAAACTCTGAAGATGAAATTACACTATATAATGTGCTGCCTCGTCCATCTGCAGTCTGTGAGTTAGATGAACCATCACTCACTCCGCTCTTTAAAAAACACCAGAAAGCATTTTGCGCCTTAGAGGATAGCAAGAGGGATATTATTAAGGATTTCATGGAGAAGGCGAAGAAGAAAATTATGAAAACTGGGATATCTTCAGATAATTTAGTGATAAAGGTGGAAAATCAGACTGAAAATGTGGAGAATCACATTATCAGGGAAGCTACAAATGGTGGATATGATACTATCATATTAGGGAAGAAGGGATCATCGAAATTAAATGATATTATTTTGGGAAGCATATCTCATAAAATATTGCAACTAGCGAAGGACATAGCTGTTACAATTATTACTTAG
- a CDS encoding FprA family A-type flavoprotein translates to MKPVEIAPDIYWVGAVDWNIRDFHGYLTKEGTTYNAFLVMDDKITLVDTVKREFVGDLIAKISHIVDPKRIDYVISNHTEMDHSGGLPDVMKKIGEDKPIYCSKKGFENLSHHFYHNRFNYQAVDDGGELSIGKRTLTFLETRMLHWPDSMFTYDRNDKILFCSDAFGQHYASLERFDDEIEEDIMPHAKKYFANILLVYAPLILKLLEKVQKLGLEFNIICPDHGIMWRRDINEIIEAYVEWSEQKPKKKALVIYDTMWHSTEMMAEAIIAGISEQGVAAKPINIRKSHRSDIMTELMDAGAVIVGSPTLNNGLFPTVIDVLTYIKGLKPKNKICAAFGSYGWSGEAVKLINREFEEMKLDIIDPGINIQFVPDEGGLEACRVLGRKIGEALSNRSK, encoded by the coding sequence ATGAAGCCGGTTGAAATAGCGCCTGATATATATTGGGTAGGAGCAGTTGATTGGAATATAAGGGATTTCCATGGGTATTTGACTAAGGAGGGAACAACATATAATGCTTTCTTAGTGATGGATGATAAGATAACACTTGTTGATACAGTGAAGAGGGAATTTGTCGGTGACCTTATAGCCAAGATCAGTCATATAGTAGATCCGAAAAGAATAGACTATGTCATTAGCAATCATACAGAGATGGATCATTCAGGTGGTTTGCCCGATGTTATGAAGAAGATTGGAGAGGATAAGCCAATATATTGTTCTAAGAAGGGATTTGAAAACCTCTCCCACCACTTTTATCATAATAGATTTAATTATCAAGCAGTTGATGATGGAGGTGAGTTATCTATAGGCAAGAGGACGCTGACTTTTTTGGAAACAAGGATGCTTCACTGGCCGGATAGCATGTTTACATATGATAGAAATGATAAAATTTTATTTTGCAGCGATGCCTTTGGACAACACTACGCCAGTTTGGAAAGGTTTGATGATGAGATTGAGGAAGATATTATGCCGCATGCAAAAAAGTACTTTGCAAATATTCTTTTAGTCTACGCTCCTCTGATCCTTAAGCTACTTGAGAAGGTACAAAAGCTTGGTTTAGAATTCAACATTATATGCCCTGATCATGGGATTATGTGGCGCAGGGATATCAATGAGATAATAGAGGCTTATGTTGAGTGGAGCGAACAGAAACCTAAAAAGAAGGCCCTGGTAATTTATGATACTATGTGGCACAGCACAGAGATGATGGCTGAGGCTATTATTGCTGGTATTTCAGAGCAGGGTGTAGCTGCTAAACCTATAAACATAAGGAAATCTCATCGCAGTGACATTATGACAGAATTGATGGATGCGGGGGCAGTAATTGTCGGATCGCCAACGTTGAACAATGGCCTCTTCCCTACAGTCATAGATGTTTTAACCTACATTAAGGGATTGAAGCCAAAGAATAAAATTTGTGCAGCCTTTGGTTCATATGGATGGAGTGGGGAGGCTGTGAAGTTGATTAATAGGGAATTTGAGGAGATGAAATTGGATATTATCGATCCGGGTATCAATATCCAATTCGTTCCTGATGAGGGGGGACTAGAGGCATGCCGTGTGCTTGGTAGAAAAATTGGAGAAGCCCTATCTAATAGGAGTAAATGA
- a CDS encoding FAD-dependent oxidoreductase, producing the protein MANVTVFSTNVCPYCNKLKSFLGERGIEFTEVDSKPGSQEWEEMRRKTSSTSLPQILIDDKSVGGYSDIVNLDATGELSTLLGLAKKESPSTIYDVIIIGGGPAGLSAAIYAARKVLKTIIITKNIGGQVADTYDIENYLGFSQIETADLINKFDEHVEKYGVEKVEGEDVVSIELTGKIKKVVTTSGDEYYSKTLILATGKRPRHLNVPGEDKLVGKGVAYCSTCDAPLFANADVAVIGGGNSALEAVIDLDKVAKKIHLISLTPLTGDQVLKEKVENSSIVDIYTKYNTLKIIGDAMVEGIEIQSLDTGEKLRFDVEGIFIEIGLLPNSEIVIDTLDTNRQGEITVDNLCKTGIAGVFACGDVTTVPYKQVVIAAGEGAKAALSAYDYIINQK; encoded by the coding sequence GTGGCGAATGTGACCGTTTTTTCAACCAATGTTTGCCCATACTGCAATAAACTAAAATCCTTCTTAGGGGAGAGAGGCATCGAGTTCACTGAGGTCGATTCGAAGCCCGGTTCCCAGGAGTGGGAAGAGATGAGGAGAAAAACTTCCAGTACCTCTCTTCCACAGATATTGATAGATGATAAATCTGTTGGTGGTTACAGTGATATCGTGAACCTCGATGCTACCGGAGAGCTTTCTACGCTTTTAGGTCTTGCTAAAAAGGAATCTCCATCAACAATCTATGATGTAATAATTATTGGGGGTGGCCCTGCAGGTTTAAGCGCTGCAATATATGCAGCTAGAAAGGTTTTAAAGACTATTATCATCACTAAGAACATTGGAGGGCAGGTGGCTGACACCTATGATATTGAGAATTATCTTGGATTTAGCCAGATAGAGACAGCAGACTTAATCAACAAGTTTGATGAGCATGTTGAAAAATATGGAGTAGAAAAGGTTGAGGGGGAGGATGTTGTCTCCATTGAACTTACAGGTAAGATAAAGAAGGTGGTAACAACATCTGGTGATGAGTATTATTCTAAAACCTTGATCCTGGCAACCGGAAAGCGTCCGAGGCACTTAAATGTGCCGGGAGAGGATAAGCTCGTTGGAAAGGGTGTTGCTTATTGTTCAACATGCGATGCCCCGTTATTCGCTAATGCTGATGTAGCTGTTATCGGCGGTGGCAATTCGGCTCTTGAGGCTGTTATTGATTTAGATAAGGTTGCCAAGAAGATACACCTTATTTCACTGACTCCACTAACCGGAGATCAGGTTCTAAAGGAAAAGGTTGAGAACTCTTCTATTGTAGATATTTATACAAAATATAATACACTTAAAATTATAGGGGATGCAATGGTGGAAGGTATAGAGATACAATCTCTTGATACCGGGGAGAAGCTAAGGTTTGATGTTGAAGGTATATTTATTGAGATCGGACTTTTGCCTAATTCAGAGATCGTTATTGATACATTGGATACTAACAGGCAGGGGGAAATTACAGTAGATAATCTATGCAAAACGGGTATAGCGGGGGTTTTCGCATGCGGGGATGTTACAACGGTGCCCTATAAACAAGTGGTCATAGCAGCAGGTGAAGGGGCAAAGGCTGCGCTCTCAGCTTATGACTACATTATAAATCAGAAATAG
- a CDS encoding superoxide dismutase [Ni] translates to MKRLIPLLFINLLLFKGTALPHCEVPCGIYDDEMRIHMLKEHIRTIRKSMVSIMDLSKEKKKNYNQIVRWINNKETHANYIQDIVYQYFMAQRIKPVKSSDKTLYNKYINQITLLHRMIVYAMKVKQTNDIKYVEELTKLVHEFQGIYFSNKR, encoded by the coding sequence ATGAAAAGGTTAATTCCCCTATTGTTCATTAATTTATTACTCTTTAAGGGAACAGCGCTTCCCCATTGTGAAGTGCCATGCGGCATTTATGATGATGAAATGAGAATTCATATGCTCAAAGAGCATATAAGAACGATCAGGAAGTCCATGGTGTCCATCATGGATTTATCAAAAGAGAAGAAAAAGAATTATAATCAGATAGTACGGTGGATCAATAATAAAGAAACACACGCAAATTATATACAAGATATAGTATATCAATATTTTATGGCTCAGCGTATAAAACCGGTTAAAAGTAGCGACAAAACTCTATATAACAAATACATTAATCAAATAACATTGCTCCATAGAATGATTGTCTATGCAATGAAGGTAAAGCAGACAAATGATATCAAATATGTGGAAGAGTTGACCAAGCTTGTACATGAGTTTCAAGGAATCTATTTTAGTAATAAGAGATAA
- a CDS encoding DsrE/DsrF/DrsH-like family protein encodes MASNEKFLLYVQTSDAPERQYSPLVLAQSARAMDIEPKVYYLGMGLKILKPGVADEIRLGSFPSVKDMIDKTLSMGIEIYVCEASKQMLGWDKVELIDGVKIVGAATLNDLVLDAAGSMWF; translated from the coding sequence ATGGCTAGTAATGAGAAATTTTTGCTCTATGTTCAGACAAGTGATGCGCCTGAAAGGCAGTATTCTCCACTTGTATTAGCACAGAGTGCTAGAGCAATGGATATAGAACCTAAGGTGTATTATCTAGGTATGGGATTAAAAATACTAAAACCAGGAGTTGCTGATGAGATTAGGCTGGGCTCTTTTCCATCAGTTAAGGATATGATCGATAAAACCTTGAGTATGGGTATTGAGATATATGTATGTGAAGCTTCAAAGCAGATGCTTGGATGGGATAAAGTTGAGTTGATTGATGGAGTGAAGATCGTAGGAGCAGCTACCTTGAACGATCTGGTATTGGATGCAGCAGGCTCAATGTGGTTTTAG
- a CDS encoding efflux RND transporter periplasmic adaptor subunit, with amino-acid sequence MGIILDEDMGLKRFAQFILIFMIMSLALSDITCTRERSVLSDEGYYTCSMHPQVLQQESGECPICGMKLTFVPNVGGNNGDEHAKDDFDKDRGLGHKTDKDDKVTGFFQFSMADDLLQNAKVYTVPAKNEQFTMNKSYSGHIDYNEDPNKLVIITTKYDGWIEELYVSKEGQLIHRGELLMGVYSQKILAAMEEYITTFQSLKKNYVSQGKGGGDLLKDPTIVASRRKLIYLDVPASQISSLEKTGKAERLTYFRSPISGVLIKKNVLQGSHIKSGQELFRIANLKSLWVFIHIFEKDIQFIIKGQRVSIQTTAYPGNKFSGKIDLIYPFLDMKTRDIKVRIVVPNDRLLLKPGMYASVKVHYQLPSKVITVPEFSIIYSGEENYVFVSLGKGSFEVRPVVVLVRSGGTAIISSGLERDELVVANGQFLLDSEASLKEAMHKGQMAGHRH; translated from the coding sequence ATGGGTATAATTCTGGATGAGGATATGGGATTAAAGAGATTTGCTCAGTTCATTCTAATATTCATGATAATGTCATTGGCACTAAGCGATATCACATGCACTAGGGAGCGGAGTGTTTTGTCTGATGAAGGCTATTATACATGCTCAATGCATCCTCAGGTGCTTCAGCAGGAATCCGGCGAGTGTCCTATATGTGGGATGAAACTGACATTTGTTCCGAATGTAGGGGGAAACAATGGTGATGAACATGCTAAAGATGATTTTGATAAGGATAGAGGGCTAGGCCATAAAACAGATAAGGATGATAAAGTGACAGGTTTTTTCCAATTTTCCATGGCTGATGATTTGCTCCAGAATGCGAAGGTGTACACTGTGCCGGCTAAAAATGAGCAATTTACAATGAACAAATCATATTCAGGTCACATCGACTATAATGAAGATCCAAATAAACTCGTTATAATTACAACAAAGTATGATGGTTGGATTGAAGAATTGTATGTTTCCAAGGAGGGTCAGCTTATACATAGGGGAGAACTTCTCATGGGTGTTTACAGTCAGAAGATACTTGCAGCCATGGAAGAATACATTACTACCTTTCAGTCATTAAAAAAGAACTATGTATCACAGGGAAAGGGTGGGGGTGATCTTTTAAAGGATCCTACAATTGTGGCCTCAAGGCGTAAGTTAATATACCTAGATGTTCCTGCTTCACAGATATCATCCCTTGAGAAAACCGGAAAAGCTGAGCGCTTAACATATTTTCGTTCGCCCATAAGCGGAGTTTTAATCAAGAAAAATGTGCTTCAGGGTTCGCATATTAAATCTGGGCAGGAACTCTTTAGGATTGCAAATCTAAAATCACTCTGGGTTTTCATACATATTTTTGAGAAGGATATTCAATTTATTATAAAGGGACAAAGGGTGTCAATTCAGACCACAGCATATCCAGGGAATAAATTTTCAGGGAAAATAGATTTAATCTACCCTTTTTTAGATATGAAGACCAGGGATATTAAGGTTCGAATTGTTGTGCCGAATGATAGATTATTATTAAAACCAGGAATGTATGCGAGTGTAAAAGTTCATTATCAATTGCCAAGTAAGGTTATAACTGTGCCCGAGTTCTCGATTATTTATTCCGGGGAAGAAAATTATGTTTTTGTATCATTAGGTAAGGGGAGTTTTGAGGTTCGTCCTGTTGTGGTTTTGGTACGATCAGGAGGAACGGCCATAATTTCAAGCGGTTTGGAACGTGATGAACTGGTTGTGGCGAATGGTCAATTTCTTCTCGATTCAGAAGCATCATTGAAAGAGGCGATGCACAAGGGACAGATGGCCGGTCATCGACATTAG
- a CDS encoding flavodoxin domain-containing protein, with product MKKALIAYYSRTGNTEKMANYIAEGIRIDGNEAVVKSISSIKKDKDLQNYDGYILGCPTYYSDMTDGMKTFLFIVDKAQLQNKIGGTFGSYSHSGNAPAKIFDTMEHVFKMDMTDLGAFNLKDDILKTDEGLRACQEYGKSLSQKMGK from the coding sequence ATGAAAAAGGCACTAATCGCTTATTATAGCAGAACGGGTAATACGGAAAAAATGGCAAATTATATTGCTGAGGGTATTCGCATTGATGGCAATGAGGCGGTTGTAAAGAGTATCTCTTCTATCAAAAAGGATAAGGATTTACAGAACTATGATGGTTATATTCTGGGTTGTCCCACATATTATAGTGATATGACTGATGGGATGAAGACCTTCCTGTTTATAGTTGATAAAGCTCAGCTTCAGAATAAGATTGGGGGCACCTTTGGGTCATATTCCCATAGTGGAAATGCTCCGGCAAAAATTTTTGATACAATGGAGCATGTTTTCAAGATGGATATGACTGACCTTGGAGCATTCAATCTAAAGGATGATATATTAAAAACTGATGAAGGCTTGAGGGCCTGTCAGGAATATGGCAAGAGCTTAAGCCAGAAGATGGGAAAATAA
- a CDS encoding rubredoxin: MDKYVCSVCGYVYDPEQGDPDNGIDPGTKFEDLPNDWVCPVCGAGKEDFEKE, translated from the coding sequence ATGGATAAGTATGTATGTTCAGTTTGTGGATATGTTTATGATCCTGAACAGGGAGATCCGGATAATGGTATTGATCCTGGCACAAAATTTGAGGATCTTCCCAATGATTGGGTATGCCCTGTATGTGGCGCAGGGAAAGAAGATTTTGAGAAAGAGTAG
- a CDS encoding nitroreductase family protein — MSSEQQVINTIQERRSINFFDPERAISDDTIMELIKIANLSPSSLNLQPWEVVVVKKSEKKSVLRGCAFDQPKVEEASAVLIMIANPNAVEENIDKVVDSWLKLGYIQSDGVERTKGTAHNLYGDKDSLQRKLFAVKNTALFAMTLMIAAKGMGLETHPMDGIDEGKIKKEFNIPDDRIIPMIVTLGYLKSGIDLLPRAFRREVSDFVKSENY; from the coding sequence ATGAGTTCAGAGCAACAGGTTATAAATACAATTCAAGAGAGGAGATCAATCAATTTTTTTGATCCTGAAAGGGCTATTAGTGATGACACAATCATGGAATTGATTAAGATCGCCAATCTCTCACCATCTTCATTGAATTTACAGCCTTGGGAGGTTGTAGTAGTAAAAAAATCTGAGAAGAAGAGTGTTTTAAGGGGTTGCGCCTTTGATCAGCCAAAGGTTGAGGAGGCATCTGCTGTGTTGATTATGATTGCTAATCCCAATGCAGTAGAGGAGAATATAGACAAGGTAGTTGATAGCTGGCTTAAATTAGGCTACATCCAATCAGATGGCGTTGAAAGAACCAAAGGAACAGCCCATAATCTCTACGGAGATAAGGATAGCCTACAAAGAAAGCTCTTTGCTGTAAAGAATACAGCGTTATTTGCCATGACCCTTATGATAGCCGCAAAAGGGATGGGGCTTGAAACTCATCCTATGGATGGAATAGATGAAGGGAAGATAAAAAAAGAGTTTAACATACCTGATGACAGAATAATTCCGATGATCGTTACTCTTGGTTATCTAAAGTCAGGCATTGACTTGTTGCCGAGGGCTTTCAGGAGGGAAGTATCGGATTTTGTTAAGAGTGAAAACTATTAA
- a CDS encoding cysteine desulfurase family protein translates to MNRNIYLDYQSSKPVNTDVLNEMLPYFSIKFGNASALHNDGDIATNALEDSRKRVASFIKAENPDEIIFTPGATASNNMAIIGCAMRNRRKGRHIIISEVEHISIHNIAKYLARNGFEVSKVPVDIHGVVRLEKLREQIREDTIIISIQYANNEIGTIQPVAEISKIAQDKGIYFHSDAVAAEGVIPIDVVRDQIDLLTLSSNDLYGPRGLGALYIRKGVYVNPIIIGGGQERGLQSGTEDIASIVGMAKACEIAQKNMEEEGRRLKNLRDHLIKRVLEIIPRSYLNGHPENRLANNAHFRFDYIEGESLLLSMKDEGISISTGSACTSKTLEPSHTLIATGLLHEEAHGSLEVTLGRYSTEDDVERLIEVLPRVVERLRELSPLSS, encoded by the coding sequence ATGAATAGGAATATATATTTAGATTATCAATCATCTAAACCTGTTAATACGGATGTTCTAAATGAGATGCTTCCGTACTTTTCAATAAAATTTGGTAATGCATCTGCGTTACATAATGATGGTGATATAGCGACTAACGCATTGGAGGATAGCAGAAAAAGGGTAGCTAGCTTCATCAAGGCTGAGAATCCAGACGAAATAATATTCACCCCTGGTGCCACTGCATCAAATAACATGGCAATAATTGGATGCGCAATGAGGAATAGGAGAAAGGGGCGGCACATTATAATCTCTGAAGTTGAGCATATATCCATTCACAATATTGCTAAATACCTGGCTAGAAACGGATTTGAAGTCTCTAAAGTGCCAGTTGATATACATGGGGTTGTGAGATTAGAGAAACTAAGAGAACAGATAAGAGAAGATACAATCATTATTTCAATTCAATATGCGAACAATGAAATCGGGACAATCCAACCCGTTGCTGAGATTAGTAAGATTGCACAAGATAAGGGAATATATTTTCATTCAGATGCTGTTGCAGCGGAGGGGGTAATTCCAATTGATGTTGTAAGAGATCAGATTGACCTCTTAACCCTTTCTTCAAATGACCTATACGGCCCCAGGGGCCTGGGCGCTCTATATATACGTAAGGGTGTATATGTTAATCCAATTATCATTGGCGGTGGACAGGAGAGGGGGCTGCAATCCGGAACAGAAGATATTGCTTCCATTGTGGGAATGGCAAAGGCGTGTGAGATAGCCCAGAAAAATATGGAAGAGGAGGGTCGGAGATTGAAGAATTTGCGTGATCATCTTATTAAACGGGTTTTGGAGATCATACCAAGATCATATCTAAACGGACATCCGGAAAACAGATTGGCAAACAATGCTCACTTCAGATTTGATTATATTGAAGGAGAATCCCTTTTATTATCTATGAAGGATGAAGGAATTTCAATATCCACAGGATCTGCATGTACATCGAAAACCTTGGAGCCATCACATACCCTAATAGCAACGGGATTATTACATGAAGAGGCCCATGGTTCTTTAGAGGTTACTCTTGGACGATATTCCACAGAGGATGATGTTGAGAGATTAATAGAAGTTCTTCCAAGGGTAGTGGAACGATTACGGGAGTTATCACCATTATCAAGTTAG